Proteins co-encoded in one Synergistes jonesii genomic window:
- a CDS encoding molybdopterin-guanine dinucleotide biosynthesis protein B, with product MIRTIAVSGFKNSGKTTLCRRLIEELARLGVRTGYIKRTSEDALDAEGPDTSKLRGAGVTAVLWGDDGLRAEESRRDMSQEYIVSKYFPDCEIVILEGGKYLDLPKIWVESETPRPGGVKGVFMLYDRKRPGDGAARFGAGDEALIAKKLAGLVRGGNYRSSSVFVGGRELPMKDFIADFVRGVVLGMLSSLKGGRARGEEVKVFIRGEKNDSPRAPR from the coding sequence ATGATTAGAACGATAGCCGTCTCTGGCTTCAAAAACAGCGGAAAGACGACGCTCTGCCGCAGGCTTATCGAAGAGCTTGCGCGTCTCGGCGTGCGCACCGGATACATCAAAAGGACCTCGGAGGACGCCTTGGACGCGGAGGGCCCCGACACGTCGAAGCTGCGCGGCGCGGGCGTCACGGCGGTGCTGTGGGGAGACGATGGGCTGCGCGCCGAAGAATCGCGCAGAGATATGTCGCAGGAATATATCGTATCGAAATATTTTCCGGACTGCGAAATCGTGATTCTCGAAGGGGGAAAATATCTCGACCTTCCGAAGATATGGGTGGAAAGCGAAACGCCGCGCCCCGGCGGCGTCAAGGGCGTCTTCATGCTCTACGACAGAAAGCGCCCCGGCGACGGAGCGGCGCGCTTCGGCGCGGGCGACGAAGCGCTGATCGCAAAAAAGTTAGCGGGGCTCGTGCGCGGAGGAAATTACAGGAGCTCGTCGGTGTTCGTCGGCGGCCGCGAGCTTCCGATGAAGGATTTCATCGCCGACTTCGTCCGCGGCGTGGTGCTCGGCATGCTCTCGTCGCTGAAGGGCGGAAGGGCGCGCGGGGAAGAGGTGAAAGTCTTCATCCGCGGAGAAAAAAACGATTCCCCGCGCGCGCCGCGCTGA
- the rpsO gene encoding 30S ribosomal protein S15, which produces MIEKEKKQAIIEEYKTHEADTGSTEVQVAILTARIRELTEHMKVHQKDFHSRRGLLIMVGKRRRLLQYLKSRDFNRYQTLIQRLGLRH; this is translated from the coding sequence ATGATAGAGAAAGAAAAGAAACAGGCGATCATCGAAGAGTACAAGACCCACGAAGCCGACACGGGGTCGACCGAAGTCCAGGTGGCCATCCTCACGGCGCGCATCCGCGAGCTGACGGAGCATATGAAGGTCCATCAGAAGGACTTCCACAGCCGTCGCGGGCTCCTCATCATGGTAGGCAAGCGCCGTCGTCTTCTGCAATATCTTAAGAGCAGAGACTTCAACCGTTATCAGACGCTTATTCAGAGGCTAGGCCTGCGTCATTGA
- a CDS encoding class I SAM-dependent methyltransferase, which produces MWLFKKFVGNTRKPEGFLGAMMISGMNFGHARVSDWGMGHFPKLAPQRIADLGCGGGRNAAELLKRYTKAIVTAVDYSPLSVKKAKAYNREHIEAGRCIVQEGDVAALDLPDEAFDLATAFETIYFWPGPEECFREVRRILKHGGYFMIVNESDGTDAESLKYEKIIEGMKNYTLPQITEYLQKAGFTEVWDVHHSEKPWIVVAAKK; this is translated from the coding sequence ATGTGGCTGTTTAAGAAATTTGTCGGCAATACGAGAAAGCCGGAAGGATTTCTGGGAGCGATGATGATTAGTGGCATGAACTTCGGACATGCAAGGGTGTCCGACTGGGGGATGGGACACTTCCCGAAGCTGGCGCCGCAGAGGATTGCTGATTTGGGCTGCGGCGGCGGAAGAAATGCTGCGGAGCTGCTGAAACGATATACGAAAGCTATTGTGACTGCGGTAGATTATTCTCCGCTGTCTGTAAAGAAGGCGAAGGCATATAACCGGGAACATATCGAGGCGGGCAGATGCATCGTGCAGGAGGGCGACGTCGCGGCGCTGGATCTTCCGGACGAAGCCTTCGATCTGGCGACGGCGTTTGAGACGATTTATTTCTGGCCGGGGCCGGAGGAGTGTTTTCGGGAAGTGCGTCGGATTCTGAAACATGGCGGATATTTTATGATCGTCAACGAATCGGATGGAACGGATGCGGAAAGTTTGAAATATGAGAAGATCATTGAGGGAATGAAGAACTATACGCTTCCGCAGATCACAGAATATCTGCAAAAAGCTGGTTTCACAGAGGTTTGGGACGTTCATCACAGCGAGAAGCCGTGGATCGTCGTGGCGGCAAAGAAATAA
- a CDS encoding zinc ribbon domain-containing protein, whose translation MAFLDLEKMLSKGISRAVEQAIKNKVLEAVMPKRQKGSVRKRVAEDEYMREARAAENRLEEEYRPAKRKGAERGSEAAPSSKSVKLCQKCGTLSPKKMKFCPECGTRLPDETLYEQNVAARPSCPLCGAFVEPGTKFCPECGAEILRAKNGEAAAVPGWPPKYAVFPKWSLGGRVECEELSDGLHVTLEPAGYDEFEAYRYSALDAGFRPKVREGVGECLWRVSDGRRYEICGSCDEKAGNVSLLFSISE comes from the coding sequence ATGGCGTTTCTGGATCTGGAAAAAATGTTATCTAAAGGTATAAGCCGCGCGGTGGAGCAGGCGATAAAAAACAAAGTTCTCGAAGCCGTGATGCCGAAGCGACAGAAGGGCTCTGTAAGAAAGCGTGTCGCAGAGGACGAATATATGCGCGAAGCGCGCGCGGCCGAAAATCGCCTCGAGGAAGAATATCGCCCCGCCAAGCGGAAGGGCGCCGAACGCGGAAGCGAGGCGGCCCCGTCCTCCAAAAGCGTGAAGCTTTGCCAGAAGTGCGGCACGCTCTCGCCAAAAAAAATGAAATTCTGCCCGGAATGCGGCACACGCCTTCCCGACGAAACGCTTTACGAGCAGAACGTCGCGGCGCGTCCAAGCTGCCCGCTATGCGGCGCCTTCGTCGAGCCCGGCACAAAGTTCTGTCCCGAATGCGGCGCGGAGATACTGCGCGCGAAAAACGGCGAAGCCGCGGCGGTGCCTGGATGGCCGCCTAAATATGCCGTCTTCCCCAAGTGGAGCTTAGGCGGAAGAGTCGAGTGTGAGGAGCTTAGCGACGGGCTTCACGTGACGCTTGAGCCTGCCGGCTATGATGAATTCGAAGCCTATCGTTATTCGGCGCTCGACGCCGGCTTTCGTCCGAAGGTCAGGGAGGGCGTCGGAGAGTGCCTTTGGCGCGTCTCAGACGGCCGCAGATACGAGATATGCGGGAGCTGCGACGAAAAGGCGGGAAATGTCTCGCTGCTCTTTTCGATATCGGAATAA
- the pgsA gene encoding CDP-diacylglycerol--glycerol-3-phosphate 3-phosphatidyltransferase, giving the protein MSSKQSPWNLPNILSLSRVFLAPVILVFLTLRTQFGSIEGANVGDIIAGIVFIIASLTDAADGYIARKRNLVTNMGKFIDPIADKILVIAVLTSLVELHRFPAWMVVVIVSREFIVSGLRMVAASEGVVIAASKGGKLKTVTQIIGIIMLLFGIPFAMAVMWVAVLLTILSGVEYVIKSADLL; this is encoded by the coding sequence ATGTCATCAAAGCAGTCGCCTTGGAATCTGCCGAATATACTGAGCCTTTCCCGGGTCTTCCTCGCTCCCGTGATACTGGTATTTCTAACGCTCCGCACACAGTTCGGCTCTATCGAGGGCGCCAACGTCGGGGATATCATAGCCGGCATCGTCTTCATCATCGCCTCGCTTACTGACGCGGCGGACGGCTATATCGCGCGCAAGCGCAACCTCGTAACGAATATGGGGAAGTTCATCGACCCTATAGCGGATAAGATTCTCGTAATAGCGGTGCTTACGTCGCTAGTAGAGCTGCACCGCTTCCCCGCGTGGATGGTCGTCGTCATCGTCTCGCGCGAGTTCATCGTCTCTGGGCTGCGCATGGTCGCCGCGTCAGAGGGCGTCGTGATCGCGGCGTCCAAGGGAGGCAAGCTGAAGACCGTCACGCAGATAATAGGAATAATCATGCTCCTCTTCGGCATACCGTTCGCAATGGCAGTGATGTGGGTCGCCGTGCTGCTCACGATACTTTCCGGAGTCGAATACGTCATAAAGAGCGCGGATCTGTTGTAA
- a CDS encoding AI-2E family transporter, protein MYIDKYAVAAKKIRTSLIPMIVLLAFFAMISWHIVRPLAVPLAWSILFSYFAYPVYKYLHSRVFRGRFQNVAAAISTGVILVFMVLPITLLSIFVTKEAIRISRDLMESGFTMASYAEMLASIKTLPVVGRLIDKFDLISELPFVDALIKDNARYVTSFLTAVSSRIFESLLGLFFIVLMVAITSFFLVRDGSRMLDFASDLLPLPEEERRGFIERTAVMLKAVVFGIIMTAAIQGTLGGLGWWYVGLSHPVFFGFCMFITAMIPFVGTPSIWIPASIVLFLRGDYSGCAILLIWGLLVVSSIDNFIKPFFISEGSKIHMLVIFVGLFGGLYAWGFLGVFVGPLILSLALFLLEIYHSIIKTPCENYPKRERGDKK, encoded by the coding sequence GTGTACATAGACAAATACGCTGTCGCTGCAAAAAAAATCCGCACGAGCCTTATCCCGATGATCGTCCTGCTCGCTTTCTTCGCGATGATCTCATGGCATATAGTCAGGCCGCTCGCGGTACCCTTGGCGTGGTCGATACTCTTCTCCTACTTCGCTTACCCCGTATATAAATATCTTCACTCGCGCGTCTTCCGCGGAAGGTTTCAGAACGTCGCGGCGGCGATAAGCACCGGCGTCATCCTTGTGTTTATGGTTCTGCCTATCACGCTGCTTTCGATATTCGTGACGAAGGAGGCCATCCGCATAAGCAGAGACCTGATGGAAAGCGGCTTCACGATGGCGTCGTACGCCGAGATGCTCGCCTCGATAAAGACGCTGCCCGTGGTCGGGCGCCTCATAGACAAATTCGACCTGATATCCGAACTGCCCTTCGTCGACGCCCTGATCAAAGACAACGCGCGCTACGTGACTTCGTTCCTCACGGCCGTTTCGAGCCGCATTTTCGAAAGCCTGCTCGGGCTCTTCTTCATCGTCCTGATGGTCGCGATCACCTCTTTCTTCCTCGTGCGCGACGGGAGCAGGATGCTCGACTTCGCAAGCGACCTGCTGCCGCTGCCTGAAGAAGAGCGCAGAGGCTTCATCGAGCGCACCGCCGTGATGCTGAAGGCCGTCGTCTTCGGCATCATAATGACGGCGGCTATACAGGGGACGCTCGGAGGCCTAGGCTGGTGGTACGTCGGGCTATCGCATCCGGTATTTTTCGGTTTCTGCATGTTCATAACGGCGATGATACCGTTTGTCGGCACGCCTTCGATCTGGATCCCTGCCTCGATAGTGCTTTTCCTGCGCGGAGATTATTCGGGCTGCGCGATATTGCTTATCTGGGGGCTTTTAGTCGTCAGTTCGATCGACAATTTCATAAAACCCTTCTTCATATCCGAGGGCAGCAAAATCCACATGCTCGTAATCTTCGTCGGGCTCTTCGGCGGGCTTTACGCGTGGGGCTTCCTCGGCGTTTTCGTCGGGCCGCTGATTCTTTCGCTCGCCCTCTTTCTGCTCGAAATATACCACAGCATAATAAAAACGCCCTGTGAAAATTATCCGAAAAGAGAAAGAGGAGATAAAAAATGA